A region of Candidatus Aegiribacteria sp. DNA encodes the following proteins:
- a CDS encoding DNA-directed RNA polymerase subunit alpha: MVFKSLYLPDMIKWEEESLSDEFGRLEIIPLERGFGRTLGNALRRVLLSSLEGFAPVSISIEGVEHEFSTVSGVVQDVPELVLNIKSLIIDLGENEKGTLRLDVSKKGAYTGKDLKGDSYLKVINKDQELAQLDGTGKLSIEIAVEKGKGFIPADEWSIHGKEEKAGTILLDSWFCPVRKVNYEVQSARVGDRTDYDHLIMDISTDGSIGPKEALNEACEILTEHLQMIPGGLEPEEKPDIITKEKDNKNDIMSTPIEDTDIPTRIANVLKSAGIKNVSDLLEKKSEEILEISGFGPSSLETVEDALKKLKLSIDD, from the coding sequence ATGGTATTTAAGAGTCTATATCTTCCGGATATGATCAAATGGGAGGAAGAATCTCTCTCCGATGAATTCGGCAGGCTCGAGATTATCCCTCTGGAAAGAGGATTTGGACGGACACTGGGAAATGCCCTGCGAAGAGTTCTCCTATCTTCACTTGAGGGCTTTGCGCCGGTCTCTATTTCAATCGAAGGTGTTGAGCATGAATTTTCCACAGTTTCCGGTGTTGTTCAGGATGTGCCGGAATTAGTCCTTAACATAAAATCTCTGATAATCGATCTCGGCGAAAATGAAAAAGGTACACTCAGGCTTGATGTTTCTAAAAAGGGAGCATATACCGGAAAAGACCTTAAGGGAGACAGTTATCTGAAGGTTATTAACAAGGATCAGGAATTAGCCCAGCTTGACGGTACGGGAAAACTATCCATTGAAATAGCTGTTGAAAAGGGAAAAGGCTTCATACCTGCCGATGAATGGAGCATTCACGGAAAGGAAGAGAAGGCCGGGACTATCCTTTTGGATTCATGGTTCTGTCCGGTCAGGAAAGTCAACTACGAGGTGCAGAGCGCAAGAGTTGGTGACAGAACTGATTACGATCATCTGATCATGGATATTTCGACCGATGGAAGCATTGGCCCGAAAGAAGCTTTGAACGAGGCCTGTGAGATACTCACTGAGCATCTGCAGATGATACCCGGTGGACTGGAACCAGAGGAAAAACCGGATATAATTACCAAGGAGAAGGATAACAAGAATGATATCATGTCCACTCCCATTGAAGACACGGATATCCCTACACGAATTGCCAATGTTCTGAAATCAGCGGGAATTAAAAATGTAAGTGATCTACTTGAGAAGAAGTCCGAAGAAATACTGGAAATCAGCGGGTTCGGCCCCTCTTCACTGGAAACGGTCGAGGATGCTCTCAAGAAGTTGAAATTATCAATAGACGACTGA
- the rpsK gene encoding 30S ribosomal protein S11, whose protein sequence is MPKGAKVKSRAKATKKKKTLKVTDVNGIIHVKSSFNNTMITVTDRNGNVITWASGGTTGVKGTRKGTAFASGQAAVQAAEKAIEAGLKKVEIWVRGPGSGREAAVRALQSTNLEVTAIKDQTRIPHNGCRPSKRRRRG, encoded by the coding sequence GTGCCAAAAGGAGCCAAGGTAAAGAGTCGCGCAAAGGCGACAAAAAAGAAGAAGACCTTAAAAGTAACGGATGTTAATGGAATAATACATGTGAAATCTTCGTTCAATAACACGATGATAACAGTAACCGACCGAAACGGTAATGTAATTACCTGGGCAAGCGGAGGAACCACTGGAGTTAAGGGTACAAGAAAAGGAACCGCTTTTGCCTCGGGACAGGCAGCTGTTCAAGCTGCTGAGAAGGCAATTGAAGCTGGATTAAAGAAAGTAGAAATCTGGGTCAGAGGACCAGGGTCGGGACGGGAAGCTGCGGTCAGGGCTCTCCAGTCAACAAATCTTGAAGTAACAGCAATAAAGGATCAAACCAGAATACCGCATAACGGGTGTCGTCCATCGAAACGTCGCCGACGCGGCTAA
- the rplQ gene encoding 50S ribosomal protein L17 yields MRHRKKIAKLGRKPAARKRMLRSLVTSLILEERITTSLARAKAARSAAERIITKGRIDTVHARRHVARFVYGSKAVQKLFNELGPRYVDRNGGYTRILKLGPRRGDAAEACILELVDSSVKKSSDSK; encoded by the coding sequence ATGCGTCACAGAAAAAAAATAGCCAAGCTGGGCAGGAAGCCTGCAGCAAGAAAAAGAATGCTTCGCAGCCTTGTTACTTCTCTGATACTTGAGGAGAGGATTACAACCAGTCTGGCAAGGGCAAAAGCCGCAAGAAGTGCAGCTGAGAGAATTATAACAAAGGGCAGAATCGACACTGTTCATGCCAGAAGGCATGTAGCCAGATTCGTTTACGGAAGCAAAGCAGTCCAGAAGCTTTTCAATGAACTGGGCCCCAGGTATGTAGACCGCAACGGCGGATACACACGTATACTCAAGCTCGGCCCGAGAAGGGGAGATGCTGCCGAAGCATGTATCCTTGAGCTGGTTGATTCGTCGGTTAAAAAATCCTCAGACAGCAAATAG
- the rpmJ gene encoding 50S ribosomal protein L36 has translation MKVRSSVKKICEYCRIVRRRGKVLVICSRNPKHKQRQG, from the coding sequence ATGAAAGTACGTAGCTCAGTCAAAAAGATCTGCGAATACTGCAGAATAGTGCGCAGGCGCGGAAAGGTTCTTGTAATCTGTTCGCGTAATCCCAAGCACAAACAGAGACAGGGATAA
- the rpsM gene encoding 30S ribosomal protein S13: MARISGIDLPPNKHILYALPYIHGIGLASSRIILEKAGIKFDVKTDDLTETEVAALRKVIDSDYKVEGALRAEVNMNKKRLMDIRCYRGIRHRRGLPVRGQRTRTNARTRKGPKFGRKRIH; the protein is encoded by the coding sequence GTGGCAAGAATCTCAGGAATTGATCTTCCGCCTAACAAGCACATTCTTTATGCGCTGCCATATATCCATGGAATAGGGCTGGCTTCTTCAAGAATTATTCTTGAGAAGGCGGGAATTAAGTTCGATGTAAAGACAGACGATCTTACAGAAACAGAAGTCGCCGCTCTCAGAAAAGTCATCGATTCGGACTACAAAGTTGAAGGTGCATTGAGGGCGGAAGTGAATATGAACAAGAAGAGGCTGATGGATATCCGGTGCTATCGCGGGATCAGGCATCGCAGAGGACTCCCGGTCCGAGGCCAGAGGACACGAACGAACGCTCGTACCCGCAAGGGACCGAAATTCGGGCGTAAGAGAATTCATTAG